Proteins co-encoded in one Marmota flaviventris isolate mMarFla1 chromosome 9, mMarFla1.hap1, whole genome shotgun sequence genomic window:
- the LOC114100745 gene encoding olfactory receptor 8B8 produces the protein MVPENSSSVTEFILAGLTDQPGLHIPLFFLFLGFYVVTVVGNLGLITLIGLNSHLHTPMYFFLFNLSLIDFCYSTVITPKMLMSFVSKKNIISYSGCMTQLFFFLFFVVSESFILSAMAYDRYVAICNPLVYMVTMSPQVCLLLLLGVYVMGFAGAMAHTACMLRLNFCANNLVNHYMCDILPLLERSCTSTRVNELVVFIVVGIDIGVPTVTIFISYALILSSILRIRSTEGRSKAFSTCSSHIIAVSLFFGSGAFMYLKPSSLLPMNQGKVSSLFYTIVVPMLNPIIYSLRNKDVKVALKKTLNKNSFS, from the coding sequence ATGGTACCTGAGAACTCCTCCTCTGTGACAGAGTTCATCCTTGCAGGCTTAACAGACCAGCCAGGACTTCACATCCccctcttctttctgtttctaggTTTCTACGTGGTCACTGTGGTGGGGAACCTTGGCTTGATAACGCTGATTGGGTTGAATTCTCACCTGCACAcccccatgtatttcttcctcttcaaCTTATCTCTCATAGACTTCTGCTATTCCACTGTTATCACCCCCAAAATGCTGATGAGTTTTGTCTCAAAGAAGAACATCATCTCCTATTCTGGGTGCATGActcagctctttttctttcttttctttgtggtcTCTGAATCCTTCATCCTGTCAGCAATGGCATATGACCGCTATGTTGCCATCTGTAACCCCCTGGTGTACATGGTCACCATGTCCCCCCAGGTGTGTCTCCTTCTTTTGTTGGGTGTCTATGTGATGGGGTTTGCTGGGGCCATGGCCCATACAGCATGCATGCTGAGGCTGAACTTCTGTGCCAACAATCTTGTCAACCACTACATGTGCGACATCCTTCCCCTCCTCGAGCGCTCTTGCACCAGCACCCGTGTGAACGAGCTGGTGGTCTTTATTGTTGTGGGCATTGACATTGGTGTGCCCACAGTCACCATCTTCATCTCTTATGCCCTCATCCTTTCTAGCATCCTCCGCATTCGCTCCACTGAGGGCAGATCCAAAGCCTTTAGCACCTGCAGCTCCCACATAATTGCAGTTTCCTTGTTTTTTGGATCAGGGGCTTTTATGTATCTCAAGCCCTCTTCTCTTTTACCTATGAATCAGGGGAAAGTGTCCTCCTTGTTCTACACCATCGTGGTGCCCATGCTCAATCCAATAATCTATAGCTTGAGGAATAAGGATGTCAAAGTTGCTTTGAAGAAAACCttgaataaaaattcattttcctaA